The following proteins come from a genomic window of Trifolium pratense cultivar HEN17-A07 linkage group LG4, ARS_RC_1.1, whole genome shotgun sequence:
- the LOC123920847 gene encoding uncharacterized protein LOC123920847 encodes MTTTNDDPNFTDIMFSWSLQDIFNQDLYKDQVKCIELRFKSASHYFGSYVYPLLEETRTQLCSSMEILQSSPFAEVVSLKEAPDTKNRMFYNVRTNRWRNRSSGHGNQMYKTLTGDVFILADFKPEIVDDLQRTGKMWTLVVSAGVVEEETNDHNVELMSSFKILPSKDIDLVEVGQKSMFMIFLTNITPNRRIWEALHMSRNSKLIEKILCAGEEVEENCDYCHLQTDVLSLKDDTAYQRLISDLNESQKNAISACLSSSQCNHQSTVDLIWGPPGTGKTKTLGTLLFALLKTNCRTLVCTPTNVAIKEVASRVLSMVRSSFDGNSDDLFCPLGDILLFGNHDELKVEEEIKDIYLDYRVEQLSMCFRPPIDWRYCFGSMTDLLENCVPHYHTFIENELRKKQEGIDDKKTNWTKDDKASDCSESMCKSFLEFVRERFLEIALPLRKCISVLRTHVSKSYIGEDIIEGLVCLVHSIDSFQSLLLQTNIVSEVLEQLFCPPERQQPFSFESSEGAEYLLNNRRIECLYSLITLEDSLGKLDWPDVTHEETIRVFCLQTSSLIFSTASSSFKLHSVAMKPLNVLVVDEAAQLKECESIIPLLLKDINHGILVGDERQLPAMVESNVSLGVGYGRSLFERLDLLNYPNHFLNMQYRMHPAISSFPNSQFYLNQILDGPNVMSKNYRKNYLPAPMFGPYAFINIVGGREGFDDAGRSRKNMVEVAVAIKIIRKCFKVWLDSKEKLSIGVVSPYAAQVVAIQDALGQKYDRYDGFDIKVKTIDGFQGGEQDIIILSTVRANASASLKFISNHQRTNVSLTRARHNLWILGNEKTLVSLDNVWKDLVLDAKKRQCFFDADEDKDLAKSILDTKKELNQLDDLLNADSVIFKNSMWKVLFSDNFFKSFKRLRSEQKKKSIIGLLYKLSSGWRPKRIEVDLHCGSSSQMLKQFKVEGLFIVCSKDIVKESRYTQVLKIWDILPLEDIPKVVKNLDNIFASYTDDFIKRCSEQCLEGKIEAPLTWERTTDIIKFKNIDNLGNEAEVSNCDERLYVENSKVEESLLLMKFYSLSPVVVSHLLSHHNIDDLDLPFEVSDEEREIIHFSRSTFILGRSGTGKTTILTMKLFQKENLHHMALEATYGIKSSEFPCLNDDKEHEESSNGNDRPILRQLFVTVSPKLCQAVKDHVVRLKRSICGSNVSAESSPIEEDVDVDTSIQFKNIPDTLINLPANSYPLVITFQKFLMMLDGSLGDSYFERFGVESVALETLMRKKEVTYDRFDTIYWPHFNSQYTKTLDPSRVFSEIMSHIKGGMQALEHGDGKLSRESYVSLSENRASSLSKQKREVIYNLYQSYEKMKMLRGDFDLADIVSDLHLRLRTKRYAGDELHFVYIDEVQDLTMSQIALFKYVCSNVEEGFVFCGDTAQTIARGIDFRFQDIKSLFYNKFVLESRKSSYNQGNEKGLVSDTFLLNQNFRTHAGVLKLSQSIIELLSRFFPHSIDSLKPETSLIYGEAPVVLECGNRENAIVTIFGNSGLVDGKVVGFGAEQVILVRDDSARKEILSYVGKQALVLTILECKGLEFQDVLLYNFFGASPLKNRWRVIYEYMNEQDMLEPAESKSYPSFSDSKHNILCSELKQLYVSITRTRQRLWICENTEEFSIPMFDYWKKKGLVQFKELDDSLAQAMKVASSPDEWKSRGKKLYYQNNFEMATMCFERAGDSYWEKKSKAAGLRATANRLHDFNPEGANATLREAAEIFEDIGMANSAAQCFSDLGDFERAGKLYLQTCEESDLKRAADCFNLAGCYETAAQVYARGSFFSDCLTVCANGRLFEIGFSYIQHWKQNKNDDRGMIKSLDLNTIEQKFLESCAQNYLDHKDTSSVMKLVKTFHTMDSKRVFLQSLNLLDELLVLEEESGNFLEAVNVAMMLGDIQREVDLLGKAGKFKEAFELLLFYILANSIWSSGSKGWPVKQFAQKAELLGRALSFAKQESDSFYEHACMEAEILSNDHKKTSEIMIRLKSSRIHESIRGEILCLWQLLDVHCHLNNSKYVWHDSVINDAAVEGMILENHLSMETLFRCWTCWKDTIVLILECLPSFKSPDTQQLSSYAKFALNYLGVRKLTCNLNEVYSLLVPDANWVIKLGDRFQKKDGRLVSVDVDSLVSSAQSYWSSELLSVGIAVLRNLDALYKFSVNTDLSDFQQFQSLLHIYEVSEFLLGSKCFSHTHGNLKTLDKFRRLPIDRLLRYIVHLDWKKSLTKGMVFIRTTEACKDLVKKTICENIRLKDRLTYGQIGRVAVMILGTAGLLNELYAEIMTRFEHNIPWKKFIQQWNSSQEISQGSDSSAELNCVLSLYEALEYTYNVNWMKETDYLSPSCFMYLVERLLLLASCRKGLMFATKSSFIEWLNYQDENSLANLSLTPGMNMTKAHKFIARIIQELINNQNGSINWLRKSNLDVKSCLPLFVLRLVVSLCLLHLSTRKYLEPLSTLLGKSHITSQLPLEFCNVLKRGREVMDLKVIAEALKVIDNPLVIVKLGNSSSKIICPDAVFVDLMVCRQKELILQMLFPDKVDSVDRENAEVMVESSDSSHVSVSTDMYTNFDLVWDSLEDLLSTIEKADFNRESPDSNTMKALIIKGWLKLKSSHLLDLLDTCLKFLAQEYKFNFLVQQIPGATLEKQIEAAEELAFFDEIKQLFSALNARNVSMTKTKRIANSILVEELAKKILAKRPKVEKNLKKLTGKRTAAGNDDEVQNVDSDADSDVDSNVDSDESEEDSINDVQVQKGVQVQNVAKNFHGKGKKKNNNPKKNKGGRKSCKMECPSECASCMRYHDDPEAQRSIRTFKLIQPRENVNMFVRDCGGS; translated from the exons ATGACAACAACAAATGATGATCCAAACTTTACAGATATCATGTTTTCTTGGTCTCTTCAAGACATTTTCAACCAAGATTTGTACAAAGATCAG GTGAAATGTATTGAGCTAAGATTCAAGTCTGCTAGTCATTATTTTGGGTCCTATGTGTATCCATTACTGGAAGAAACTCGAACACAACTGTGCTCGAGTATGGAAATCTTACAAAGTTCACCTTTTGCGGAAGTAGTTTCACTTAAAGAGGCACCTGATACTAAGAATAGGATGTTCTACAATGTTAGAACTAACAGATGGAGAAACAGGTCATCAGGTCATGGAAATCAAATGTACAAAACATTGACTGGCgatgtttttattttagctGATTTTAAGCCTGAAATTGTCGACGATTTACAAAGGACGGGAAAAATGTGGACTTTGGTAGTGTCAGCTGGGGTTGTGGAGGAGGAGACCAATGATCATAATGTGGAACTTATGTCTTCTTTCAAAATTCTTCCATCGAAAGATATTGATCTCGTTGAAGTAGGGCAGAAGTCtatgtttatgatatttttgacaaatataacCCCCAATAGAAGAATATGGGAAGCCTTGCATATGTCGCGAAATTCAAAGCTAATCGAGAAAATTTTATGTGCTGGTGAAGAG GTTGAGGAAAATTGTGATTACTGCCATCTGCAGACTGATGTTCTAAGTCTAAAGGATGACACGGCATATCAAAGGTTAATATCTGATTTGAATGAGTCCCAGAAAAATGCAATTTCTGCTTGCCTTTCTTCCTCTCAATGCAATCATCAGTCGACCGTGGATCTTATCTGGGGTCCCCCAGGAACTGGAAAAACCAAAACTTTGGGCACTTTGCTTTTTGCCCTACTGAAGACGAACTGTAGGACTCTTGTTTGTACCCCCACAAATGTTGCCATTAAGGAAGTTGCATCTCGTGTCTTAAGCATGGTGAGGTCATCCTTTGATGGAAATTCTGATGATTTGTTCTGTCCATTAGGAGACATTCTATTATTTGGGAACCACGATGAACTTAAAGTCGAGGAGGAAATCAAAGACATTTATTTGGACTATCGCGTCGAACAGCTTTCTATGTGCTTTAGACCTCCTATTGATTGGAGATATTGTTTTGGTTCAATGACTGATCTTCTTGAAAATTGTGTTCCGCACTATCATACATTCATTGAAAATGAGTTGAGAAAGAAACAAGAGGGAATTGATGATAAGAAGACTAATTGGACTAAAGATGATAAGGCTTCTGATTGTAGTGAGAGCATGTGCAAATCTTTTCTTGAGTTTGTGAGGGAAAGGTTTCTTGAAATAGCATTACCACTCAGAAAATGTATATCTGTCCTACGTACCCATGTATCCAAAAGTTATATCGGGGAAGATATCATTGAAGGTTTAGTCTGCCTTGTTCACTCCATTGATTCCTTTCAATCTTTGTTGCTGCAAACTAATATTGTTTCTGAAGTATTGGAACAACTATTTTGTCCTCCTGAAAGGCAACAACCTTTTTCTTTTGAGTCTTCTGAGGGTGCTGAATACTTATTGAACAATAGAAGAATTGAATGCCTGTATTCTTTAATAACCCTGGAAGATTCACTTGGTAAACTCGACTGGCCGGATGTTACACATGAAGAAACAATCAGAGTATTCTGTTTACAAACATCCTCATTAATATTTTCCACTGCTTCTAGTTCTTTCAAGTTGCACTCTGTTGCCATGAAACCACTAAACGTTTTAGTGGTTGATGAAGCTGCACAATTGAAGGAATGCGAATCAATCATACCTCTACTACTAAAAGACATAAACCATGGAATTCTTGTTGGAGATGAACGCCAGCTACCAGCTATGGTTGAAAGTAAT GTTTCTCTTGGAGTTGGTTATGGAAGAAGCCTATTTGAAAGGTTGGATTTATTGAATTATCCAAATCACTTTCTCAATATGCAATACCGAATGCATCCGGCAATAAGTTCCTTTCCAAATTCACAGTTCTATTTAAACCAAATTCTTGATGGTCCAAATGTTATGAGTAAGAACTATAGAAAGAATTATCTCCCAGCGCCAATGTTTGGTCCATATGCCTTTATTAATATAGTTGGTGGCAGAGAAGGATTTGATGATGCTGGGCGAAGCCGGAAAAATATGGTTGAGGTTGCTGTTGCTATAAAAATAATTCGGAAGTGTTTCAAag TGTGGCTTGACTCAAAAGAGAAGCTCAGTATAGGTGTAGTTTCTCCATATGCCGCCCAAGTTGTTGCTATTCAGGATGCACTTGGACAAAAGTATGATAGGTATGATGGATTTGATATAAAAGTGAAAACAATTGATGGCTTCCAGGGCGGAGAACAGgacattattattttatcaactGTGAGAGCTAATGCCAGTGCGTCACTTAAGTTCATCTCCAATCACCAGAGGACCAATGTTTCTCTTACAAGGGCAAG GCACAACTTGTGGATTTTGGGAAATGAAAAGACCCTAGTAAGTCTGGATAATGTCTGGAAAGATTTGGTCCTTGATGCAAAAAAGCGTCAATGTTTCTTTGATGCTGATGAAGACAAAGATTTGGCAAAAAGCATTTTGGATACCAAGAAAGAGCTAAATCAGCTTGATGACTTGCTTAATGCAGATAGTGTCATTTTCAAAAATTCCATGTGGAAG gttcttttcAGTGACAACTTCTTTAAATCATTTAAAAGACTGCGATCCGAGCAGAAAAAGAAGTCTATCATTGGACTCTTGTATAAACTTTCTAGTGGATGGAGACCAAAAAGGATTGAAGTGGACTTACATTGTGGAAGTTCATCACAAATGTTAAAACAATTCAAAGTTGAAGGTCTCTTTATTGTTTGTTCGAAGGATATCGTAAAAGAATCAAGGTACACTCAAGTTTTGAAGATATGGGATATCTTGCCTCTAGAGGATATCCCAAAAGTAGTGAAGAATCTTGATAATATATTTGCAAGCTACACTGATGATTTTATTAAACGCTGCAGTGAGCAATGTTTAGAGGG GAAAATTGAGGCCCCGCTGACTTGGGAAAGAACAACAGATATTATCAAGTTTAAGAACATTGATAATCTTGGAAATGAAGCTGAAGTGAGTAATTGTGATGAAAGACTTTATGTTGAGAATTCAAAAGTTGAGGAGAGCTTGTTATTGATGAAATTCTACTCATTATCACCAGTTGTGGTTAGTCACTTGCTTTCTCATCATAACATCGATGACTTAGATCTGCCGTTTGAAGTATCTGATGAAGAGCGTGAGATAATTCACTTTTCTAGAAGTACATTTATATTGGGGCGCTCTGGTACCGGCAAAACCACTATTTTGACCATGAAGTTATTTCAAAAAGAGAACTTGCACCATATGGCTCTTGAAGCAACATATGGAATTAAAAGTAGTGAATTTCCTTGTTTGAATGATGATAAAGAGCATGAAGAAAGCTCTAATGGGAATGACAGACCTATCTTACGCCAATTATTTGTGACAGTGAGTCCTAAACTATGTCAGGCGGTAAAAGATCATGTTGTTCGATTGAAAAG ATCCATATGTGGTAGCAATGTCTCTGCTGAAAGTAGTCCTATTGAGGAAGATGTTGATGTTGATACATCAATCCAGTTTAAGAATATACCAGATACTTTGATTAATCTTCCAGCCAACTCATACCCACTTGTGATAACATTTCAGAAGTTTCTAATGATGCTTGATGGGAGTTTAGGGGATTCATATTTTGAAAGATTTGGTGTAGAATCTGTTGCTTTAGAGACCTTGATGAGGAAGAAGGAGGTGACTTATGACAGGTTTGATACAATATATTGGCCGCATTTCAATTCCCAGTATACTAAGACTCTAGATCCATCTAGAGTTTTCTCTGAGATCATGTCTCATATAAAAGGGGGTATGCAAGCACTAGAGCATGGTGATGGTAAGCTAAGTCGCGAGAGTTATGTTTCCTTGTCTGAAAACCGAGCATCAAGTTTGAGCAAACAGAAAAGAGAGGTGATATATAATCTTTATCAAAGCTATGAAAAAATGAAGATGCTCAGAGGGGATTTTGATTTAGCTGATATTGTATCTGATCTTCATCTTAGACTCAGAACTAAAAGATACGCGGGTGATGAGCTTCATTTTGTGTATATTGATGAGGTGCAAGATCTAACCATGAGCCAAATAGCTTTGTTTAAATATGTATGCTCAAATGTAGAAGAGGGTTTTGTTTTCTGCGGGGATACTGCACAAACAATAGCAAGAGGAATTGATTTTAGGTTCCAAGATATAAAATCTCTCTTTTACAACAAGTTTGTTCTGGAATCCAGGAAAAGTTCATATAATCAGGGAAATGAAAAAGGACTGGTTTCAGATActtttttattgaatcaaaactTTCGGACTCATGCTGGAGTGCTGAAATTATCCCAAAGCATCATTGAGCTTCTTTCTCGATTTTTTCCTCATTCTATTGATTCTCTCAAGCCTGAGACCAGCCTCATTTATGGGGAAGCTCCCGTTGTTCTTGAATGTGGAAATAGGGAAAATGCAATTGTAACGATTTTTGGCAATAGTGGACTTGTCGATGGGAAAGTTGTTGGCTTTGGAGCTGAACAAGTAATTTTGGTACGTGATGATTCGGCGCGGAAGGAAATTTTAAGCTATGTAGGGAAACAAGCTCTTGTTTTAACCATTTTAGAGTGCAAAGGCCTCGAGTTTCAG GATGTGTTGCTCTACAACTTTTTCGGCGCTTCACCTTTGAAAAATCGCTGGAGGGTGATTTATGAGTACATGAATGAACAAGATATGCTGGAACCTGCAGAATCAAAGTCTTATCCAAGTTTCAGTGATTCCAAACACAATATTTTGTGTTCTGAACTCAAGCAGCTTTATGTTTCTATAACTCGTACAAGGCAAAGGTTATGGATATGTGAGAATACAGAGGAGTTCTCAATACCTATGTTTGACTACTGGAAAAAGAAGGGTCTTGTGCAATTCAAAGAATTGGATGATTCTCTTGCCCAGGCAATGAAAGTTGCAAGTAGTCCAGACGAATGGAAGTCGCGTGGCAAAAAG CTATATTATCAAAACAACTTTGAAATGGCAACAATGTGTTTTGAAAGAGCAGGAGACTCTTATTGGGAGAAAAAGTCTAAAGCTGCTGGTCTTAGGGCAACTGCAAACCGTTTGCATGATTTTAATCCTGAGGGTGCAAATGCAACCCTTAGAGAGGCTGCTGAAATTTTTGAAGACATAGGAATGGCGAATTCTGCTGCCCAATGTTTTTCTGATTTAGGAGACTTTGAAAGAGCTG GGAAGCTTTATTTGCAAACATGTGAAGAGTCTGATTTGAAAAGAGCAGCGGATTGCTTCAACTTAGCTGGATGTTATGAAACAGCCGCTCAAGTTTATGCTAGAGGCAGTTTCTTCTCAGATTGTTTGACGGTTTGTGCAAACGGAAGATTGTTTGAGATTGGCTTCTCTTACATTCAACAttggaaacaaaacaaaaatgatgacCGTGGTATGATTAAAAGTCTTGATctcaacacaatagaacaaaaATTCCTGGAAAGTTGTGCTCAAAATTATCTTGATCATAAAGATACCAGTTCCGTGATGAAGCTTGTTAAAACTTTTCACACAATGGATTCGAAGCGTGTCTTCTTACAATCATTGAATTTACTGGATGAGCTTCTTGTGTTAGAAGAGGAATCAGGGAACTTTCTGGAGGCAGTAAACGTTGCTATGATGTTGGGTGATATTCAACGTGAGGTTGATCTTCTTGGAAAAGCTGGTAAATTCAAGGAAGCTTTTGAACTTCTGCTTTTCTATATACTTGCGAATTCTATTTGGTCTTCAGGAAGCAAAGGGTGGCCTGTAAAGCAGTTTGCACAGAAGGCTGAGCTTTTAGGAAGAGCCTTGTCATTCGCAAAACAAGAGTCAGACAGCTTCTACGAGCATGCATGTATGGAAGCTGAAATATTATCAAATGATCATAAAAAGACTTCTGAAATAATGATTCGTTTGAAATCTTCTCGCATCCATGAGAGTATCAGAGGTGAAATATTATGTTTGTGGCAACTTTTGGATGTCCACTGTCATCTGAATAACTCTAAATACGTTTGGCATGACAGTGTGATTAATGATGCTGCTGTTGAGGGAATGATTTTGGAGAACCATCTTTCTATGGAGACATTGTTTCGTTGTTGGACATGTTGGAAGGATACCATTGTTCTCATATTGGAATGTCTTCCAAGTTTTAAATCCCCGGATACTCAACAGCTTAGCAGTTATGCAAAATTTGCATTGAATTATTTGGGTGTTCGGAAGCTAACTTGTAATCTGAATGAGGTTTACTCTTTGCTCGTCCCTGATGCTAACTGGGTTATAAAATTGGGTGATAGGTTTCAAAAGAAGGATGGAAGGCTAGTTTCTGTTGATGTTGATTCATTAGTTTCTTCTGCCCAGAGCTATTGGAGTTCAGAACTTCTTTCTGTTGGCATCGCTGTTTTGCGCAACCTTGATGCACTATACAAGTTTTCAGTTAATACAGACCTTTCTGATTTTCAGCAGTTTCAGTCTTTGTTGCATATCTACGAAGTCTCGGAATTTCTTCTTGGATCCAAATGTTTTAGCCACACCCATGGTAACTTGAAGACTTTGGACAAATTTCGCAGACTTCCAATCGACCGTTTACTTCGGTACATAGTTCACCTAGACTGGAAGAAATCTCTAACAAAAGGCATGGTCTTTATAAGGACAACTGAGGCTTGTAAAGATCTGGTGAAAAAGACCATCTGCGAGAACATTAGGCTGAAAGATAGGCTAACATACGGTCAAATTGGAAGGGTTGCAGTTATGATTCTTGGTACAGCTGGTCTGCTTAATGAACTGTATGCGGAAATTATGACCAGATTTGAACATAACATACCCTGGAAAAAATTCATTCAGCAGTGGAATTCATCTCAAGAAATTTCACAAGGAAGTGATTCATCTGCAGAGCTGAATTGCGTGCTCAGTCTTTATGAAGCTCTGGAGTATACTTACAATGTGAACTGGATGAAGGAAACTGATTATCTATCACCGAGTTGTTTTATGTATCTGGTTGAACGGCTTCTGCTCTTGGCATCATGCAGAAAGGGGCTCATGTTTGCTACTAAGTCATCTTTCATTGAATGGCTTAATTACCAGGATGAAAATTCACTAGCAAATTTGAGTTTAACTCCAGGTATGAATATGACAAAGGCGCATAAGTTCATTGCGCGTATCATCCAAGAGTTGATTAATAATCAAAATGGTAGCATAAATTGGCTGAGGAAGTCAAACTTAGATGTGAAGAGTTGTTTACCACTGTTTGTCCTGAGATTGGTTGTCTCATTATGTTTGCTTCACCTCAGCACAAGGAAGTATTTAGAGCCACTTTCCACTTTGTTGGGAAAGAGCCATATCACCTCGCAACTGCCGTTGGAATTTTGCAATGTTCTTAAGAGAGGAAGGGAAGTCATGGATTTGAAAGTCATTGCTGAGGCACTTAAAGTGATTGACAATCCCTTGGTTATTGTCAAGTTAGGCAACAgttcttcaaaaattatttgtcCTGATGCTGTGTTTGTAGATTTGATGGTCTGCCGGCAAAAAGAGCTCATATTGCAGATGTTGTTTCCGGATAAAGTCGACAGTGTTGATCGGGAAAATGCAGAAGTTATGGTTGAATCTTCTGACTCAAGCCATGTTTCTGTTTCAACGGACATGTATACAAATTTTGACTTGGTATGGGATAGCTTGGAAGACTTACTTTCAACAATTGAGAAAGCCG